The Pantoea nemavictus genome includes a region encoding these proteins:
- a CDS encoding lysophospholipid acyltransferase family protein: MFSVDQLLDSYWPGHQAANWQKSALKWAVREHEFQAFAARYRHLKGVDMVEQVLDHLDVRCELSERDLEQIPTRGPVVIVANHPLGALDGLALLAAVSQVRRDVKIVANRMLMMLEPINNMMLPVDNMGNRTSREQLTRMQQHLDNQGVLIIFPAGEVSRLSSRGVRDRHWHHSFLRLAARARAPIVPVHVVGRNSLAFYAAAKIASPLALLMLVREMFRQRGSRIKLHIGEQIPFANWHDGHTPGKELAKRLRKHLYRIGQGRRGLFQTEAAIARPEDRAELKKALMESERLGTLPDGKQIYLWRRNGASWVPLLRELGRLREVAFRAVGEGSGRRRDLDKYDDDYYHLILWDDDALEIVGAYRFIPGAEQLARRGLEGIYSDSLFHYDARMLPIINQGLELGRSFIQPAYWGKRGLDYLWMGIGAYIARYPETRYLFGPVSISGGMPLAARDLLVAFYRLYFPTELPLATSRRPYPASLPEVLAQFTGDNYSEDLRRLKHLLANLGTAIPTLYKQYSEVCEPGGVQFIDFGSDPDFNNCIDGLVLVDLTRVKPARYERYIGMHL, translated from the coding sequence ATGTTTTCAGTTGATCAGCTTCTCGATAGTTACTGGCCAGGTCATCAGGCGGCGAACTGGCAAAAAAGCGCGCTGAAATGGGCGGTTCGCGAGCATGAATTCCAGGCATTTGCCGCGCGTTATCGCCACCTCAAAGGCGTGGACATGGTGGAGCAAGTGCTGGATCACCTGGATGTGCGCTGCGAACTGAGTGAGCGTGATTTAGAGCAGATCCCCACGCGCGGGCCGGTGGTGATTGTGGCGAATCATCCGCTCGGTGCGTTGGATGGATTGGCGCTGCTGGCGGCGGTTTCACAGGTGCGGCGCGATGTGAAAATCGTGGCTAACCGCATGTTGATGATGCTGGAGCCGATCAACAACATGATGCTGCCGGTGGATAACATGGGCAACCGCACCAGCCGCGAGCAGCTCACGCGCATGCAGCAGCATCTTGATAATCAGGGCGTGCTGATTATCTTCCCGGCGGGCGAAGTGTCGCGCCTCTCCAGCCGTGGCGTGCGCGATCGTCACTGGCATCACAGCTTCCTGCGCCTCGCGGCCCGCGCCCGTGCGCCGATTGTGCCGGTGCACGTGGTGGGCCGTAACAGCCTGGCGTTCTACGCGGCGGCCAAAATCGCCTCGCCGCTGGCGCTGTTAATGCTGGTACGCGAGATGTTCCGCCAGCGCGGGTCACGCATCAAACTGCATATCGGCGAGCAGATCCCGTTTGCCAATTGGCACGATGGCCACACGCCGGGCAAAGAGCTGGCGAAGCGGCTGCGCAAACATCTCTACCGGATTGGTCAGGGCCGTCGCGGCCTGTTCCAGACCGAAGCGGCGATTGCGCGTCCTGAAGATCGCGCCGAACTGAAAAAAGCGCTCATGGAGAGCGAGCGTCTGGGCACGCTGCCCGATGGCAAACAGATCTATCTGTGGCGGCGCAACGGCGCCAGCTGGGTACCGCTGCTGCGTGAACTGGGACGTTTGCGCGAAGTCGCGTTCCGCGCGGTGGGCGAGGGCAGCGGTCGCCGTCGCGATCTTGATAAATACGATGATGATTACTATCACCTGATTCTGTGGGATGACGATGCGCTGGAGATCGTCGGTGCTTATCGCTTTATTCCGGGTGCCGAACAGCTGGCGCGCCGTGGGCTGGAGGGGATTTACAGCGACAGCCTGTTCCACTACGACGCGCGCATGTTGCCGATCATTAATCAGGGATTGGAGCTGGGGCGCAGTTTTATTCAGCCCGCTTATTGGGGCAAACGCGGCCTCGATTATCTGTGGATGGGCATCGGTGCCTACATCGCCCGCTATCCGGAAACTCGCTATCTGTTTGGTCCGGTCTCGATTTCCGGCGGTATGCCGCTGGCGGCACGCGATCTGCTGGTGGCGTTTTATCGCCTCTACTTCCCCACCGAACTGCCGCTGGCCACCTCACGTCGTCCCTATCCGGCATCGCTGCCAGAAGTGCTGGCCCAGTTCACCGGCGATAACTACAGCGAAGATTTGCGGCGTCTCAAACATCTGCTGGCCAATCTCGGTACTGCCATTCCTACGCTCTACAAACAGTACTCCGAGGTGTGCGAACCGGGCGGCGTGCAGTTTATCGATTTCGGCAGCGATCCCGATTTCAATAACTGCATCGATGGCCTGGTGCTGGTGGATCTCACCCGCGTGAAGCCCGCGCGCTATGAGCGCTATATCGGGATGCATCTGTGA
- a CDS encoding response regulator, which produces MCFFYGCFSPLGFFFFFWATHMIHSVFIVDDHPLICAGIQALLDSYHYAIVGIAQKGDMLITELHQLRPDVLLLDLTMPGRAGIPLIADIKRALPEQKIIIFTASESLFYQRCCLQLGVEGYVYKRGELDTLITAIKEVERGNRFYPVTHAAADAGELIESEKLMSLTRRELVVLVKLASGMSNKEIASQLQLSSKTVSTYKIKILRKLGLKGISGINMTAKLNALI; this is translated from the coding sequence TTGTGTTTTTTTTATGGGTGTTTTTCACCCTTGGGTTTTTTCTTTTTTTTCTGGGCTACACATATGATTCATTCGGTATTTATTGTTGATGACCATCCGTTAATTTGTGCGGGTATCCAGGCACTTTTAGACTCTTATCACTATGCAATTGTTGGCATTGCGCAGAAAGGAGATATGCTGATTACCGAGCTGCACCAGCTGCGTCCAGACGTCCTGCTACTCGATCTCACCATGCCCGGCCGCGCCGGCATTCCGCTGATTGCCGATATTAAACGCGCGCTTCCTGAACAGAAAATCATCATATTTACCGCCTCAGAAAGTCTTTTTTATCAACGCTGTTGCCTGCAATTAGGCGTTGAGGGTTATGTCTACAAACGGGGGGAATTAGACACGCTCATTACCGCCATAAAAGAAGTCGAGCGCGGTAATCGTTTTTATCCGGTGACCCATGCCGCCGCGGATGCCGGAGAATTGATCGAGAGCGAGAAATTGATGAGCCTGACGCGACGCGAATTGGTGGTGTTAGTTAAACTGGCTTCGGGGATGAGTAATAAAGAGATCGCTTCGCAATTACAGCTGAGCAGTAAAACCGTCAGCACTTATAAAATAAAAATCCTGCGCAAATTAGGATTAAAAGGGATTAGCGGTATTAATATGA
- a CDS encoding ABC transporter substrate-binding protein translates to MRTTFNVLMLASGLLVSAVTHAEPAPAGKLVVYTSQAPEIAQQTMDAFKAAYPNVQVEWTRNGTTQLMNVLRTEMLSGQAKPDVLLIADAINLGALKNENQLYTYSDAPLSHINPSFYDQDKTFFGTKIIATVIAYNTQLAQPVDSWSALAVEANKGQIAVPSPLYSGAALYKLHTDINTPSIGWSFYKKLAALGVAPQGGNGPALKAVASGLDKYGIITDADVILAKKKGSPVDLVYPQEGVSYVTEPVAIMKSVHNLPAAKAFVNFLLSEPGQKLVVEQGNRPVDDRIAAPEGFTPINKIKLLSPDVAQAIKEDAAVRDQFTALFGG, encoded by the coding sequence ATGCGTACTACCTTCAACGTTTTGATGTTAGCCAGCGGTTTACTGGTTTCTGCCGTCACTCATGCCGAACCGGCGCCAGCGGGCAAGCTGGTGGTCTACACCTCGCAAGCGCCGGAGATTGCGCAGCAAACCATGGATGCATTCAAGGCCGCTTATCCCAATGTGCAGGTGGAGTGGACGCGCAACGGCACCACGCAGTTGATGAACGTACTGCGTACCGAAATGCTGAGCGGCCAGGCCAAACCGGACGTGCTGCTGATTGCCGATGCCATTAACCTTGGCGCGCTGAAAAATGAGAACCAGCTCTACACCTACAGCGATGCGCCGCTCAGCCACATCAATCCGTCGTTCTACGACCAGGACAAGACCTTCTTTGGCACCAAAATTATCGCCACGGTGATTGCGTATAACACCCAGCTCGCGCAGCCGGTTGACAGCTGGAGTGCGTTGGCGGTCGAAGCCAATAAAGGCCAGATCGCGGTGCCAAGCCCGCTGTACTCCGGCGCGGCGCTCTACAAGCTGCACACCGATATCAACACGCCGTCAATTGGTTGGAGCTTCTATAAAAAGCTGGCGGCGCTGGGTGTTGCGCCGCAGGGCGGCAACGGTCCGGCGCTGAAGGCGGTGGCCAGCGGGCTGGATAAATACGGCATCATCACCGACGCCGACGTGATTCTGGCGAAGAAAAAGGGCTCGCCGGTTGATCTGGTTTATCCGCAAGAGGGCGTCTCCTACGTCACCGAACCGGTGGCGATCATGAAATCGGTACATAACCTGCCTGCCGCCAAAGCGTTCGTGAACTTTTTGCTGTCCGAGCCGGGCCAGAAACTCGTGGTTGAGCAGGGCAACCGTCCGGTTGACGATCGCATCGCGGCGCCGGAAGGTTTCACGCCCATCAACAAAATTAAGCTGCTGTCGCCGGACGTAGCGCAAGCGATTAAAGAAGACGCCGCAGTGCGCGACCAGTTTACCGCGCTGTTTGGCGGCTAA
- a CDS encoding ABC transporter ATP-binding protein — MASITLRGLCKSFAAQPVLQDISLQIAQGEFIAVLGPSGCGKTTLLRLLAGFETADGGEIHVGDRCFAAPGVHLPPEDRQLGVVFQSYALWPHMTVAENVSYSLKVNGVARAERERRTQQALELVGLEHFAARRPADLSGGQRQRVALARCLVAQPTLVLLDEPLANLDVHLRATMEEEFRRFHHHSHATLLYITHDQHEAMALADRIVVMDGGRVMQFATPQTLWREPANAMVARFIDDGKVLPISDVEPLGEGRAFATLFGVRMALRCAPHQRPQPQAQASFHAVDFRLAQPGEPQFAARVQRVIYRGGHHQLNVTPLAAPESRLTLLLADQSLPAVDATLGVALRDGWILPS, encoded by the coding sequence ATGGCGTCAATCACACTGCGCGGGCTGTGCAAATCCTTTGCGGCGCAGCCGGTATTGCAAGACATCTCGCTGCAGATTGCGCAGGGAGAATTTATCGCCGTATTGGGCCCGTCGGGCTGCGGCAAGACCACGCTGCTACGCCTGCTGGCCGGTTTCGAAACCGCCGATGGCGGCGAAATCCACGTTGGCGATCGCTGCTTTGCCGCACCGGGCGTGCATCTGCCGCCGGAAGATCGTCAGCTTGGCGTGGTGTTCCAGAGCTACGCGCTGTGGCCGCATATGACGGTGGCGGAGAATGTCTCCTACAGCCTGAAGGTGAACGGCGTAGCACGTGCTGAGCGCGAGCGCCGCACCCAGCAGGCGCTGGAGCTGGTGGGATTAGAACACTTCGCGGCACGTCGTCCTGCCGATCTCTCCGGCGGCCAGCGTCAGCGCGTGGCGCTCGCCCGTTGTTTGGTGGCGCAGCCGACGCTGGTGCTGCTCGACGAGCCGCTGGCGAACCTCGATGTCCATCTGCGCGCTACCATGGAAGAGGAGTTCCGCCGCTTCCATCACCACAGTCACGCCACCCTGCTTTACATCACCCACGATCAGCATGAAGCGATGGCGCTGGCCGATCGCATTGTGGTGATGGATGGCGGACGCGTAATGCAGTTCGCCACGCCGCAAACGCTGTGGCGCGAGCCGGCGAATGCCATGGTCGCGCGCTTTATTGATGACGGCAAAGTTCTGCCCATCAGCGACGTTGAACCGCTCGGCGAGGGCCGCGCCTTTGCCACGCTGTTTGGGGTGCGCATGGCGTTACGCTGTGCGCCACATCAGCGTCCGCAGCCGCAGGCGCAGGCCAGTTTCCACGCGGTGGATTTTCGTCTGGCGCAGCCCGGCGAGCCGCAATTTGCCGCTCGCGTACAGCGGGTGATCTATCGCGGCGGCCATCATCAGCTCAACGTCACGCCGCTGGCTGCCCCCGAATCCCGCCTCACGCTGCTGCTGGCCGATCAATCTTTACCCGCTGTCGACGCGACCCTCGGTGTGGCGCTGCGCGACGGCTGGATTCTTCCTTCTTAA